The Clostridium septicum genome contains a region encoding:
- a CDS encoding IS3 family transposase: MNKACKALNVSRSGYYKFLKHKPYKRDIENEVLKGKIKQIFEENKGRYGSIRIEKVLNNKGININRKHVARLMRELKLCPKGTLYRYKYYNKKSNAIERPNLLNQMFQTDSKNKIWVRDITYIPTKKGTLYLAVFLDIYSRKVVGWSMESFYRTIKRELILDAKYQTLEQAQKEIFKYIELYYNTKRIHSSLGYILPAEFEKLNS; the protein is encoded by the coding sequence ATCAATAAGGCCTGCAAAGCATTAAATGTATCAAGATCAGGATATTATAAATTTTTAAAACATAAGCCATATAAAAGGGATATTGAGAATGAAGTATTGAAGGGGAAAATCAAACAAATTTTTGAAGAAAACAAGGGACGTTATGGCTCTATTAGAATAGAAAAAGTTTTAAATAATAAAGGAATTAATATTAATAGAAAACATGTAGCAAGGCTCATGAGAGAACTAAAGTTGTGTCCTAAAGGAACACTCTATAGATATAAATATTATAATAAAAAATCAAATGCCATTGAACGTCCAAATTTATTAAATCAAATGTTTCAAACAGATAGCAAAAATAAAATATGGGTTAGAGATATTACATATATACCAACTAAAAAAGGAACTCTCTATTTAGCAGTTTTTCTTGATATCTATTCACGAAAGGTAGTTGGATGGTCTATGGAGTCTTTTTACAGAACTATAAAAAGAGAGCTTATTCTAGATGCTAAATATCAAACTCTAGAACAAGCTCAAAAAGAAATATTTAAATATATTGAATTATACTACAACACTAAGAGAATTCATTCTTCATTAGGTTATATTTTACCTGCTGAATTTGAAAAATTAAATTCATAA
- a CDS encoding M28 family metallopeptidase — MKKKVSYYLLILFITTALGFSIFFNITYSQFNSNNVKKNIANFSSQTYSGRLPGSDENNLVAEIIRKNFQDNKLTPLNDNYRENFNTVCPVKTNTQPYMQISTKGIVLEELKYGVDFKDDMINFKKNTITFSRADTVNIYTKSIDVITSDAKCLFYVNCKEDFSFRSSFSSDFPYDMVISVNTNTYNKILDSVRKGLEISVHVPFENKEKTISNVVGVLKGSSHKLPPLVLTAHYDHLGKDGLENLYSGALDNASGTSFLLELQRSLSTYGKPKRDIIFVALNAEEFGLLGSKEFAEKNIDKLHDAEVINFDMIGSEGYPLTFMQGLSFKDKDSKLLKSVEKIAKNKGVKTEVVYQDSSDHASFNNAGIDSLSFCHSDVSRIHTPNDTAEFISTNAIDTAYEVVEAKILGSSYGFLTRFFYSKISIILFSILLIVWIAYGVKKRKVSN; from the coding sequence ATGAAGAAAAAAGTTTCATACTATTTGTTAATATTATTTATTACTACGGCATTGGGTTTTTCTATTTTTTTTAATATTACATATTCGCAATTTAATTCAAATAATGTAAAGAAAAATATAGCAAACTTTTCTTCACAAACCTATAGTGGTCGTTTACCTGGAAGTGATGAAAATAATTTAGTTGCTGAAATAATTCGAAAGAATTTTCAAGATAACAAATTAACACCATTAAATGATAACTATAGAGAGAATTTTAATACTGTTTGTCCTGTAAAAACAAATACTCAGCCTTACATGCAAATTTCTACTAAGGGTATTGTTTTAGAGGAATTAAAATATGGTGTTGATTTTAAAGATGATATGATTAATTTTAAAAAAAATACTATTACATTCTCAAGAGCCGATACTGTAAACATTTATACTAAATCTATAGATGTTATTACCTCTGATGCAAAATGTTTATTTTATGTGAATTGCAAAGAAGATTTCTCTTTTAGAAGTTCTTTTTCAAGCGATTTTCCTTATGATATGGTAATCTCAGTTAATACTAATACTTACAATAAAATATTAGATTCTGTACGTAAGGGACTTGAAATTTCTGTTCATGTACCATTTGAAAATAAGGAAAAAACTATTTCTAATGTAGTTGGAGTTTTAAAAGGATCTTCACATAAACTACCACCACTTGTATTAACAGCTCATTATGATCATTTAGGAAAAGATGGCTTAGAAAATTTATATTCTGGTGCATTAGATAATGCTTCTGGAACATCTTTCTTGCTTGAACTACAAAGAAGTCTATCCACTTATGGTAAACCTAAACGAGATATAATTTTTGTTGCACTAAATGCAGAAGAGTTCGGTCTTCTTGGTTCTAAAGAATTTGCAGAAAAGAATATAGATAAGTTACATGATGCAGAAGTTATAAACTTTGATATGATTGGTAGTGAAGGATATCCTCTAACATTTATGCAAGGTCTATCTTTTAAAGATAAAGATTCTAAATTATTAAAGTCTGTTGAAAAAATAGCTAAAAATAAAGGTGTTAAAACTGAAGTAGTTTATCAAGATTCAAGTGATCATGCTAGTTTTAATAATGCCGGTATTGATTCATTAAGCTTTTGTCATAGCGATGTCTCAAGAATTCACACACCTAATGATACTGCGGAATTTATTAGTACAAATGCTATAGATACAGCTTATGAAGTCGTTGAAGCAAAAATATTAGGTTCATCATACGGATTTTTAACAAGATTTTTCTATAGTAAAATTTCAATTATACTATTTTCAATATTATTAATTGTATGGATAGCTTATGGTGTTAAAAAAAGAAAAGTTTCTAATTAA
- a CDS encoding Tex family protein, with protein MVKIEGRLAEELGIKLSQVENVIRLLDEGNTVPFISRYRKEQTGGLTDEILRKFQERLTYLRSLEERKADVSRLIEEQGKLTEEITKSLQKAMTLTEVEDIYRPYKQKKRTRATIALEKGLKPLAELILEGIFKGNILEEAKKFINEDKGVNNCEEALSGALDIVAETISDEAKYRKWIRKLVLKEGKIESKGSSEETTPYEMYYEYNEEVNKIPPHRILAINRGEKEKILSVKIVVNEDKIINYLEKELLKGNSITDNYLKSAIRDSLKRLIYPSIEREVRAELTDIGEEGAIKIFKENLKALLMQPPIKGKVVMGYDPGFRTGCKVAVLDSTGKFLEKATVYPTLPKNDVEGTKKVLKELVKKYDVDVISLGNGTASRESEEVVSEIITEIKNEIGKELAYVIVSEAGASVYSASELATKEYPDLDVTIRGAISIGRRLQDPMAELVKIDPKAIGVGQYQHDVTQKRLEESLAGVVEDSVNKVGVDLNTATPSLLNHIAGINTTIANNIVLYRDEVGGFKSRKELLKVKRLGQKAYEQCAGFLRVMESKDPLDNTSVHPESYNVAKNLIKVLGYTREDLINKRLNDIEERVKEKGLNNLVKELEVGEPTLKDIIKELQKPGRDPREEMPKPILKTGVIDLKDLSSGMVLMGTVRNVSDFGAFVDIGVHQDGLVHKSQMANRFVKHPLDIVKVGDVIKVKIMEVDEKRKRISLSMKDIKENE; from the coding sequence ATGGTTAAGATAGAGGGAAGACTAGCAGAAGAACTAGGAATAAAATTATCTCAAGTGGAAAATGTAATAAGACTTCTAGATGAGGGAAATACAGTTCCATTTATATCTAGATATAGAAAAGAACAAACTGGGGGATTAACAGATGAGATATTAAGAAAATTTCAAGAAAGATTAACATATCTTAGAAGCTTAGAAGAAAGAAAAGCGGATGTTTCAAGGCTTATAGAAGAACAAGGAAAGTTAACAGAAGAAATAACAAAGTCTTTACAAAAAGCTATGACTTTAACAGAAGTTGAAGATATATATAGACCATATAAGCAAAAAAAGAGAACAAGAGCGACTATTGCGTTAGAAAAGGGATTAAAACCTCTTGCGGAATTAATTTTAGAGGGAATATTTAAAGGGAATATTTTAGAAGAAGCTAAAAAGTTTATTAATGAGGATAAAGGCGTTAATAATTGTGAAGAAGCTTTATCAGGGGCTTTAGATATAGTTGCAGAAACAATATCGGATGAAGCTAAATATAGAAAATGGATTAGAAAATTAGTTTTAAAGGAAGGTAAAATTGAGTCAAAAGGAAGTAGTGAAGAAACAACTCCTTATGAAATGTATTATGAATATAATGAAGAAGTAAATAAGATACCTCCACATAGAATATTAGCAATTAATAGAGGTGAAAAAGAAAAAATACTTTCAGTTAAAATTGTAGTTAATGAAGATAAAATAATAAATTATTTAGAGAAAGAATTGTTAAAAGGAAATTCAATAACTGATAATTATTTGAAATCTGCAATAAGAGATTCTCTAAAAAGATTAATATATCCATCTATTGAAAGAGAAGTAAGAGCAGAACTTACTGATATAGGTGAAGAGGGGGCAATAAAGATTTTTAAGGAAAATCTAAAAGCGTTATTAATGCAACCACCTATAAAAGGAAAAGTAGTTATGGGATATGATCCAGGTTTTAGAACAGGGTGTAAAGTTGCAGTTTTAGATAGTACAGGTAAGTTTTTAGAAAAAGCAACTGTATATCCGACTCTTCCTAAAAATGATGTTGAAGGAACTAAAAAGGTGTTAAAAGAACTTGTAAAAAAATATGATGTTGATGTTATATCATTAGGAAATGGTACAGCATCAAGAGAGTCAGAAGAAGTGGTATCAGAAATAATTACTGAAATTAAAAATGAAATTGGAAAAGAACTAGCTTATGTTATAGTTTCAGAGGCAGGAGCATCAGTATATTCGGCATCAGAGTTAGCAACTAAGGAGTATCCAGATTTAGATGTTACTATAAGAGGAGCAATATCAATAGGAAGAAGATTACAAGATCCTATGGCAGAACTTGTTAAAATTGATCCTAAAGCTATAGGAGTAGGACAATATCAGCATGATGTAACTCAAAAAAGATTAGAAGAATCATTAGCAGGAGTAGTTGAAGACTCCGTAAATAAAGTAGGTGTAGATTTAAATACAGCAACGCCATCATTACTTAATCATATAGCTGGAATAAATACAACTATAGCAAATAATATAGTGTTATATAGAGATGAAGTTGGTGGATTTAAAAGTAGAAAAGAACTTTTAAAAGTTAAGAGATTAGGGCAAAAAGCATATGAACAATGTGCAGGATTTTTAAGAGTGATGGAAAGTAAGGATCCTTTAGATAATACGTCAGTTCATCCAGAATCATATAACGTAGCTAAAAATTTAATTAAAGTATTAGGATATACAAGAGAAGATTTAATAAATAAAAGGCTGAATGATATAGAAGAGAGAGTTAAAGAAAAGGGATTAAATAATTTAGTTAAAGAGTTAGAAGTTGGAGAACCAACTCTTAAGGATATAATTAAAGAATTACAAAAGCCGGGAAGAGATCCAAGAGAGGAAATGCCTAAGCCAATTTTAAAAACTGGAGTAATTGATTTAAAAGACTTATCATCTGGAATGGTTCTTATGGGAACTGTTAGAAATGTTTCAGATTTTGGAGCATTTGTGGATATTGGAGTTCATCAGGATGGTCTTGTTCACAAGAGTCAAATGGCCAATAGATTTGTAAAACACCCTTTAGATATAGTTAAAGTAGGAGATGTAATAAAAGTAAAAATAATGGAAGTAGATGAAAAGAGAAAAAGAATTTCTCTTTCAATGAAAGATATAAAAGAAAATGAATAA
- a CDS encoding ECF transporter S component has protein sequence MNNENKNLNKLVKISLLGAIAVILMYFDFPVIPAFDWLKIDLSDVPALMGGFAFGPLAGIVIELIKNLLILIVKGTNTGFVGEFANFIVGVSLVAPAAWFYHRNKNKKTALIGMGLGFIAIEIVGIIANVYLLLPAYGMHMESAALLQYITVGLLPFNGIKAVIVSVVTYVLYKKVSMAIFKVDSNFNSEKKEQLTEA, from the coding sequence ATGAACAATGAAAACAAAAATTTAAACAAATTAGTAAAAATATCATTACTAGGAGCAATTGCAGTTATATTAATGTATTTTGATTTTCCTGTAATACCAGCATTTGATTGGCTAAAAATAGATTTAAGTGATGTTCCGGCTCTTATGGGAGGGTTTGCTTTTGGACCTCTTGCAGGAATAGTTATAGAACTTATAAAGAATTTATTAATTTTGATTGTTAAGGGAACTAATACGGGATTTGTAGGAGAATTTGCTAATTTTATTGTAGGAGTTTCATTAGTAGCACCTGCGGCTTGGTTTTATCATAGAAATAAGAACAAGAAAACAGCTCTTATAGGAATGGGATTAGGATTTATAGCAATAGAAATAGTAGGAATAATAGCAAATGTGTATTTATTATTACCAGCCTATGGAATGCATATGGAATCAGCTGCATTATTACAATATATAACAGTTGGGTTATTGCCTTTTAACGGAATAAAAGCCGTTATTGTATCTGTAGTAACTTATGTATTATATAAAAAAGTATCAATGGCAATATTTAAAGTTGATTCAAACTTTAATAGTGAAAAAAAGGAACAGCTTACGGAAGCATAA
- the rimI gene encoding ribosomal protein S18-alanine N-acetyltransferase yields MEITYNLMSLNDINGVFEISNLCFAIPWSVSSIKAELNNPLAKYIVAKDKTTNSIVGFVGIWIIVGEGDITNIGVHPSYRKNNIATNLLKYLFKLCNDLNCEIINLEVRESNTPAQNLYKKFNFKEIGIRKNYYEDNKENAILMQYKKL; encoded by the coding sequence ATGGAAATAACTTATAATTTAATGTCTCTTAATGATATAAACGGAGTTTTTGAAATAAGCAATCTTTGTTTTGCTATTCCTTGGAGCGTTTCATCTATAAAAGCTGAACTTAATAATCCATTAGCTAAATATATAGTTGCTAAAGATAAAACTACAAATAGTATAGTTGGTTTTGTAGGTATCTGGATTATAGTTGGTGAAGGTGACATAACTAATATAGGCGTTCACCCTTCTTATAGAAAAAATAATATTGCTACTAACCTTTTAAAATATTTATTTAAACTATGCAATGATTTAAATTGTGAAATAATAAATTTAGAAGTTCGTGAATCAAATACTCCAGCTCAAAATTTATATAAAAAATTTAATTTTAAGGAAATTGGGATTAGAAAAAATTATTACGAAGATAATAAAGAAAATGCTATATTAATGCAATATAAAAAACTTTAA
- the tsaB gene encoding tRNA (adenosine(37)-N6)-threonylcarbamoyltransferase complex dimerization subunit type 1 TsaB, translated as MIVLSIDSSSQVATVALMKDDCLIGEYTLNHKREHSVLIMDMVEMLLKDNNLDINDIDGFVVSKGPGSFTGLRIGMATVKGLSFGSNKPYVSISSLDALAYSLINFDGIICPIMDALRNSVYTCLYKNENGNLTAITDYDALDLPYLVKLIKEKGDKVIFTGDGINKHKDYLKEHLPNAVFAPNHLSIVRASSLGELGIKMLIEGKYDSVNSSPLYLKKPQAERELEKRLALKNGNNL; from the coding sequence ATGATTGTTTTAAGTATAGATTCATCCTCTCAAGTTGCTACTGTAGCTCTTATGAAAGATGATTGTCTAATTGGAGAATATACATTAAATCATAAAAGAGAACATTCAGTTTTAATTATGGATATGGTTGAAATGCTTTTAAAAGATAACAACTTAGATATAAATGATATAGATGGATTTGTAGTCTCTAAAGGCCCCGGTTCTTTTACTGGTTTAAGAATTGGGATGGCTACTGTTAAGGGGCTAAGCTTTGGCTCAAACAAACCTTATGTAAGCATTTCTAGCTTAGATGCATTAGCATACTCTTTAATAAATTTTGATGGTATAATTTGTCCTATTATGGATGCTTTAAGAAATAGTGTTTATACTTGTTTATATAAAAATGAAAATGGAAATCTTACTGCTATAACTGATTATGATGCTCTTGATTTACCATATTTAGTAAAATTAATTAAAGAAAAAGGAGATAAAGTAATCTTTACTGGTGATGGCATAAATAAACATAAAGATTACTTAAAAGAACATTTACCAAATGCTGTTTTTGCTCCAAATCATTTAAGCATAGTTAGAGCATCATCTTTAGGTGAACTTGGAATTAAAATGCTTATTGAAGGTAAATATGATAGCGTGAATTCATCACCGCTTTATTTAAAAAAACCTCAAGCAGAAAGAGAGCTTGAAAAAAGGTTGGCATTAAAAAATGGAAATAACTTATAA
- the tsaE gene encoding tRNA (adenosine(37)-N6)-threonylcarbamoyltransferase complex ATPase subunit type 1 TsaE: MHFNVDNVESTTAIGYALGKLLKSGDIVCLTGDLGTGKTHITKGIAKGLDINEHITSPTFTIVNEYDSGRLKLFHFDVYRVSDPDEIYAIGFDDYIFSDGVSIIEWANYIEDILPKDFIHILIEKDLDKGENFRKITITPYGDRYNYVKELKI, encoded by the coding sequence ATGCACTTTAATGTTGATAATGTTGAAAGTACAACTGCTATAGGATATGCTCTTGGCAAATTGTTAAAATCCGGAGATATAGTTTGCCTAACAGGAGATTTAGGCACTGGAAAAACTCATATTACTAAAGGAATTGCAAAAGGTTTAGATATAAATGAACATATCACTAGCCCAACCTTCACAATTGTTAATGAATATGATTCTGGAAGGCTAAAATTATTTCACTTCGATGTATATAGGGTAAGTGATCCAGATGAAATATATGCTATAGGATTTGATGATTATATTTTTTCTGATGGTGTTTCAATTATTGAATGGGCAAATTACATAGAAGATATTTTACCTAAAGACTTTATTCATATATTAATAGAAAAAGATTTGGATAAGGGTGAGAATTTTAGAAAAATAACTATAACACCATATGGAGATAGATATAATTACGTAAAGGAGTTAAAAATATGA
- a CDS encoding metal ABC transporter substrate-binding protein, which yields MKKLTYILVIVTLGLFMGLGIFSSPLLVNATNEFDKEREVFLNITTVSKPQYYMVKSLVGDKHNVEYLFSTEEEIEKFKVDENIINNVSNIDLFIYTGLNYEPWINNLIDNLKKGSIGVINISRGVRPLGYEVNNSAKENPYYFLGYNEYKIALYNIKQSLQERDIKNKDFYEANYNKKIEELNGIIEPLKKEIGKHKNYTVIVNTDEFDYLLKDLGINFIKIKGEPSKRSIDGKILNESNIVFIKDKSKPMKETEESTDISNEEKLKYDTVELIKFDGKISFDELMINNIKLIADTLKKLPLQ from the coding sequence ATGAAAAAGCTTACTTATATATTAGTTATAGTCACATTAGGTTTATTTATGGGACTTGGTATATTTTCAAGTCCATTATTGGTAAATGCAACTAATGAGTTTGATAAAGAAAGAGAAGTATTTTTAAATATAACGACTGTGAGCAAACCGCAATATTATATGGTGAAATCATTAGTTGGAGATAAACATAATGTAGAATATTTATTTAGCACAGAAGAAGAAATAGAAAAATTTAAAGTAGATGAAAATATAATAAACAATGTATCCAATATAGATTTGTTTATATACACAGGGTTGAACTATGAACCTTGGATAAATAACTTAATTGATAACTTAAAAAAAGGTAGTATAGGAGTAATAAATATTAGCAGAGGTGTTAGACCGCTAGGATATGAAGTTAATAATAGCGCTAAAGAAAATCCTTATTATTTTTTAGGTTATAATGAATATAAAATAGCACTATATAATATAAAACAGTCATTGCAGGAGAGAGATATAAAAAATAAAGATTTTTATGAGGCTAATTATAATAAAAAGATAGAGGAACTTAATGGGATTATAGAACCATTAAAAAAAGAAATTGGAAAGCATAAAAATTATACTGTTATTGTTAATACTGATGAATTTGATTATTTATTAAAAGATTTAGGGATTAATTTTATAAAAATTAAAGGTGAGCCAAGTAAGAGGTCTATAGATGGAAAGATATTAAATGAATCAAATATAGTTTTTATAAAAGATAAATCTAAGCCAATGAAAGAAACTGAAGAATCAACAGATATTTCAAATGAAGAAAAATTAAAATATGATACTGTTGAATTAATTAAATTTGATGGAAAAATTTCATTTGATGAATTGATGATTAATAATATAAAACTAATTGCAGATACTTTAAAAAAATTACCATTGCAATAA
- a CDS encoding NAD(P)H-dependent flavin oxidoreductase, protein MNIKPLIIGDLIAKIPIVQGGMGIGVSLSNLASAVAKAGGIGIISGAQTGYKEDDFETNTLEANLRALKKHIKLAKEKSNNGIIGVNLMVAMNKYKEHVEAAIEAGVDLIISGAGLPTKLPKYTKGFKVKLAPIVSSCKAAKVILNIWDKHYGITADMVVIEGPKAGGHLGFNKEKLQEETEAFDETITNIIKVIKDFEIKYKKSIPVIVAGGVFNGYDIAKYLKLGASGVQMATRFVATNECDADIKFKEAYINCSEANIDIVKSPVGMPGRAIVNNFVKRTLNSNINVSKCYNCLIPCNPATTPYCITEALINAVKGNVENGLIFCGENASKIKKIVSVQDLMNELTEEIKLA, encoded by the coding sequence ATGAATATAAAACCACTTATAATTGGAGATTTAATAGCAAAAATACCTATAGTACAAGGTGGTATGGGTATCGGTGTTTCTCTTTCAAATTTAGCTTCTGCAGTTGCTAAAGCTGGTGGAATAGGTATTATTTCTGGTGCTCAAACTGGATATAAAGAAGATGATTTTGAAACAAATACTCTTGAAGCAAATTTAAGAGCATTAAAAAAGCATATAAAACTTGCAAAAGAAAAATCTAATAACGGAATTATTGGTGTTAACCTTATGGTTGCAATGAATAAATATAAGGAACATGTTGAAGCGGCTATAGAAGCTGGTGTAGATTTAATTATATCAGGAGCTGGTTTACCTACTAAATTGCCTAAGTACACCAAAGGATTTAAAGTGAAATTAGCTCCTATAGTATCATCTTGTAAAGCAGCTAAAGTAATATTAAATATTTGGGATAAACATTATGGTATAACGGCTGATATGGTTGTAATAGAAGGTCCTAAGGCTGGAGGTCATTTAGGATTTAATAAAGAAAAATTACAAGAAGAAACTGAAGCATTTGATGAAACTATAACTAATATTATTAAAGTAATTAAAGATTTTGAAATTAAATATAAAAAATCAATTCCTGTTATTGTAGCAGGAGGAGTATTTAATGGATATGACATTGCAAAATACTTAAAATTAGGTGCTTCTGGAGTTCAAATGGCGACTAGATTTGTAGCCACTAATGAATGTGATGCAGATATTAAATTTAAAGAAGCATATATAAATTGCTCAGAGGCTAATATAGACATTGTTAAAAGTCCTGTTGGTATGCCTGGAAGAGCCATAGTAAACAACTTTGTTAAAAGAACTTTAAATAGTAATATTAATGTTTCTAAATGCTATAATTGTTTAATTCCTTGTAATCCAGCAACTACACCTTATTGCATTACAGAAGCATTAATAAATGCAGTAAAAGGTAATGTTGAAAATGGTTTAATATTCTGTGGTGAAAATGCATCAAAAATAAAAAAAATAGTTTCAGTTCAAGATCTTATGAATGAGCTTACTGAAGAAATAAAATTAGCATAA